The uncultured Trichococcus sp. DNA segment GACGCTCAACCATATCTGTGAGGTTCTCGGCGTGACTGTGGCGGAATTCTTCAATTCGGAAATGAGCCCGGTGGAAAAAAAACTTACCGCTCAAATCAAAAAAATGCCGGAAGAGAAAAAGTATGAATTATTGACCTTCTTGACAGGCTTGATTTCATAGCGACATAAAAAAGGACGATGGATCCCGCTTCATATCGAAGCGAGGGTTCATCATCCTTTTTTGTTTAGTCCATTTCGAGCAGTTGCTCGATTGCGGTCAATACGCCTTCTTCATTGTTCGAAAGGGCACAGTATTTGGCGGCTTTTTTGACGTCATCGGCTGCGTTTGCCATAGCGAAACTGTAGGCCACATGCTCCAGCATTTCGATATCATTCCCGCTGTCGCCGAATGCGGCAGTTTCCTCATCGGAGATGCCCCACAGCTTCTGCAGCAACTGGATGCCGGAAGCCTTATGCATCCCCGGAATGATGAGATCGATGGAGCCGTGGCCTGTCGGTACCGGGGAGACGACATCGCCCACTTCGCGCGTGAAGTGTTCCAAGAGGGCAGGGACTTCCTCTTCCGCGAAACCTGATGCAAATTTGAAGATGATGTCATCTATTTCGGAAAAAGAATCTACCCGCTTCAAGCGATGATAGAAGCGTTTCGTATTTTGGTAGAAGTGTTCGGAAACGGAACTGTCGACGTAGGCACTGTTTTTGCCGCAAACGACCAATTTCGAATAAGCATCCAGCTCCTTGAAGATCCGGAGCACTTTATCGATCGTCTCCTGCGTCATCTCACCGACGGACAGCTCTTTGTTGCAATCCACGACGAAAGCACCGTTTTCCGCCACAAAAGCGAGTTCATCCTTTATTTCAGGGAAAAAAGAACGCAGTTGGTAGTATTGGTTTCCGCTGGCCACGACAAAACGGATATCCTTTTCGAGCATGCGTTTGTAGAGGGCGGCGAAGCGCTTCTTGTTGAATTCCTTCCGGCTGTCCAGGAAAGTCCCGTCCATATCGACGGCAATCAGTTTGATGGGCATGGCGAATCTTCCTTTCGTCGGATGCAAGACTCTTCCGGTTGGAGCCGCCAGTTTTGAGCATCCGCTTATGTTTACAACATCTTAACACGTTTCCTTACTAATCGGAAGGGAAAGTGATTGCCTCACAACGAATTTTCCGGGAAGGAAATAGTTGACACAAAGAACATGTGTTCGTATCATGGTGTTAAAGGATGTGATCGATATGGAAAAGGGGATTTGTCTGATCCGCGCACAATCAGGTCGTGGTCCAGAAATATCACGTAGATCAAAACTGAAGGCTGATGGATAGGATGAGGAAAATGAGGCTGATGCAAAAAGGAATCTGGAGAGAAAAGCTGGATGTCGCCGATCTGTTGGAACAAAAAGGCTGCTATGAGTTCACGCTGTTGGAGGATAAGCTTTCCGTCAGGGGAGAGCTGTTCGAAATCTGGTGGTATGCCTATGATGGAAACAATCATATTTTAGCCAAAAGCAAACGTTACCCAACCCGCCTCTATTTCTTTTTGCTTGAGCTAGGCGATCTTTTCGCGGTGGATGATTTCCGCATCTATCTGGAAACAGGGAAATTAAAATACCCTGTCGCCAAATATTACAACAAAAACGGCCGGTGATCAGAACCAGCCGCTTTTTTTGAACCAGCGATACATTGCCAAACCGATTCCAAACATCAGGCCGATAGCCAAAAAATAGCCGTATTTCCAAGTCAATTCCGGCATGTTTTCGAAGTTCATCCCATAGATGCCGGCGATCAAGGTCAAAGGCGAGAAAATTGAAGTGATGATGGTGAGGACCTTCATCACATTATTGGTCTGATGGGAATTCAGCGATAGGTAGCTGTCGCGCATGTCGGCAGTCACTTCGCGGTTGGAGGTGATCATCTCGGATACTTTCAGCAGATCATCGTGGATATCCGAAAAGTAGCTTCGTCTTTCCCTTATGCCTTTCAAATGCTGGGAATTCAGCATGCGATAAAGCAGATCGCGCATCGGATTGACGGTCTGCAGCAGACCCAACAGGAGATGCCGAGACTCCATCAATTCAGGTATGAAGGCGGCTGTCGTTTTGTTCAGGTTATCCTCTTCAAGTTGCACAAGCCTGTCTTCGATGGCGTGGATCAAAGGGAAATAATTGTCCACAATCTGATCAAGGATTCTGTAAAAAATAAAGTACGGGTCCCAGTTCTCGGCATTTTGGTGAGCCGACAAGCGTTTCTGGATATAGGCGACCTCTTTCGAGGGGGAGCGCTGAAAAGTGACGATGAGCTTTTCGCCGACAAAGAAATCCAATTCTTCTTTGAAGAGGTCCCGTTCTTCTTCACGCACGTGATGGGTCACATAAAATGTGTAATCTTCATAATAGTCCAGCTTCGGACGCTGCAGTATTTGCAGGCAGTCTTCGATAGCGAGTGGATGGAAATGAAAGGTTTTTTCCAGATGTTTTACTTCGGTTGCGCTGGGCTCATTGAAGTCGGCCCAGATCCATTTGTAGGACGACAGGTCGGTTGTATCCAAATCGATGTCTGTGTGGACGAGATTGTCAGCTGTGACGCCGATGACCGTTATCATATAAGTGCACCTTCTTTACGAATGATTTCAAGTTACATTATACGGGAAATGCATTGCCGATGCCATTTTGGGGTCATTCAGCGGTCAGAAGCGGAGAAATATGCGATAATGGGAGTGAGAAGATAATCGGAATGGAGGAACTCGGATGATCAAATTGATTTTGACGGATATGGACGGTACTTTCCTGAACAGTCAAGGGGA contains these protein-coding regions:
- a CDS encoding Cof-type HAD-IIB family hydrolase, with amino-acid sequence MPIKLIAVDMDGTFLDSRKEFNKKRFAALYKRMLEKDIRFVVASGNQYYQLRSFFPEIKDELAFVAENGAFVVDCNKELSVGEMTQETIDKVLRIFKELDAYSKLVVCGKNSAYVDSSVSEHFYQNTKRFYHRLKRVDSFSEIDDIIFKFASGFAEEEVPALLEHFTREVGDVVSPVPTGHGSIDLIIPGMHKASGIQLLQKLWGISDEETAAFGDSGNDIEMLEHVAYSFAMANAADDVKKAAKYCALSNNEEGVLTAIEQLLEMD
- the corA gene encoding magnesium/cobalt transporter CorA yields the protein MITVIGVTADNLVHTDIDLDTTDLSSYKWIWADFNEPSATEVKHLEKTFHFHPLAIEDCLQILQRPKLDYYEDYTFYVTHHVREEERDLFKEELDFFVGEKLIVTFQRSPSKEVAYIQKRLSAHQNAENWDPYFIFYRILDQIVDNYFPLIHAIEDRLVQLEEDNLNKTTAAFIPELMESRHLLLGLLQTVNPMRDLLYRMLNSQHLKGIRERRSYFSDIHDDLLKVSEMITSNREVTADMRDSYLSLNSHQTNNVMKVLTIITSIFSPLTLIAGIYGMNFENMPELTWKYGYFLAIGLMFGIGLAMYRWFKKSGWF
- a CDS encoding helix-turn-helix transcriptional regulator; translated protein: MEVGSRIQELRKLNKITAKELAEQIDVSPSFISAIEHNSTKLSLKTLNHICEVLGVTVAEFFNSEMSPVEKKLTAQIKKMPEEKKYELLTFLTGLIS